ATATCACTTGGCGCTACCATATCCGCTCCGGCTTGTGCATGCGCCAATGCCATTTTTGCTAAGACCTCCACAGATGAATCGTTATGAACATATTCATCATGCAAAATACCACAATGTCCGTGGGTTGTATACGCGCAAACACAAACATCGGTAATGACATAGAGGCTGTCACCGAATTTTTCTTTCAATGCTTTTACCGCTTTTACAACAATAGAATTATTGCTGAAAGAAGAACTTGCATCTTCTGTTTTTTGTTCGCCAACACCAAACAAGAGAATTTTGTTGATCCCAATTTTCAAACCTTTCTCAACATCTTTCACCAATTCATCTACAGAATAGTGATTAATTCCCGGCATGGCATCAATACCATGTACTACGTTTTTTCCATCTACCACAAAGTAGGGATAGATAAACATATCTTTTGAAAGTCGGGTTTCAGCAACCATTTCACGAATGATTGCATTTTTTCTGAGTCTACGAGGGCGTTGTAACATATTAGTTGTTAGTTGTGGGTTGTTAGTTGTTAGTGTTGCAAGATTGCTAGTTTTATTTTTTTTCCAACAACCAATAACTAACAACCATCAACCAATTTATATTCCAAACACAGCTTCCGCCAAACCAACTTCATCAAACGAAGCTGGCAGCAAACAATTTTCTACTCCGTGTTCTGTTAATTTTTTTTCAGTTGACTTTCCGATGGCAATTACTTTCTGTGTCGCTTCTATTTTACCTTTTTCGAAAAACGATTCGACATTAGAAGGACTTGTAAATACTAAAATTTCAGCATCTGGTAATTTTGCATTTTCTTTTTTTACTGTCTCATACACAACCAAATCAGTCAATTTAGAAGCATCTTCAAATTGTTGTTGAATGGTGCGTAATCCGCCTTTTGCCTGCGGGAACAACACCGTTTCATCACCCACTGTTTTTGCAAATTTTTTGCCAACCACTTTTGTATCAGGGACAGAGCCGACAAATGCTGCGTTTCTGTTGTGCTTTTTCAATTCTTGTTCGGTCGATTTTCCAATCACTCCGAATTTTGTTTTTGATTTTAATTCCGGATTTTGAGAAAAGAAATAATCAACTGCATTTGAGCTGGCGAAGAATACCCAATCTGCCTGAGGAACAGACAGAATATTTACTTTTTTAGTTTCGATAAAAGAAACACCTTCTACGGTATATCCGTTTCCTTCTAAAACATTTTTAAAGAAGGAATCTTGTTTTAAATCACGGGTAATTAAAACTGAACAACCTTTAATTGCATTTAATCGGTTGACAATTTTTTGTGCAAAACCATCGGCAGTAAAAGATTCAAAATACAATCGTTTGGGCATGGTATCCCAGGCATCCGACTTGGAAGTCCACACTTTAAATTTATTATCCTCTTTGATACAGAAAACGCCTAAAGGCAATTGACAACCGCCATCAAATAAGTTAAGGACTTTGCGTTCGATACCGATAGTATCTTCAACTTTTTCGGAATTTAGCTTGTGGATGTATTCAAATAATTCATGGTCATCCTCGCGAATTTGCAATCCTAAAACACCTTGAGCGGGAGCGGGAATAAATTCTTTTGGATCTAAGCGTAGTACTTTAAATTCACTTAAATCGATGCGTAAACGTTCCACACCTGCAGCAGCTAACATGATAGCATCGTATTTTTTATCGCGTAATTTTTGAATACGTGTGGGAACATTCCCTCTTAAATCTTCAATTGTAATATCCTTTCGAAATGCGAGCAATTGAGATTTTCTTCTTGCGGAAGATGTTCCAACAACTGCATTTTTTTTGAATGCATATTTTTGTGCATTGTCAACACATTCTTTGCGAATCAAAATTAATTCTGCAGCATCTTCACGTTCGGAGACAGCAGCAATTTTAAGTCCTTCAGGAGAAGTGGTTGGTAAATCTTTGTGAGAGTGAACGGCTAAATCAATTTCTTTATTTAACAAGGCCTCTTCAATTTCTTTTGTAAAAAAACCTTTTCCTTCCAGTTTATCAAAACTTAAATTTTGAATTGCATCCCCTTGGGTTGTAATAATTTTCAATTCGGCTGTTAGCCCTAATTTTTGAACTTTACGCAATACGTGATTGGCTTGCCACAATGCTAAGTCGCTTCCTCTAGAGCCAATTATTATTTTTCTTTCCATTTATTTTTAATTGGAACGCAGATCTGCCAATTGGCCGTCAGGTTCTATTTTTGATTCGTCAAAATTTCCTTTGCCATTTTCATCGGCACACTGATGTATTTTTTTTCCATATAGGAAATTATTTTATCCAGCACTTCTTTCGATTCCGGATTGAGTGCATTCAATTCTTTGGCAAATACTTCATTCGCTGTTTCACGTATTTCCTTTACCTTTTTAGGTACTTCACTCATTGCCAATTCCACTTTGCGTGTTTTGAGGATTTGACGAAACTCATAAATATTGGCTTCAATAATTACTTTGCACGTATCCAATTCCTGTTCACGTGCCTTTAAATTTTCTTTTGCAATTTCCTGAAGGTTATTTACTGCGATGAGGTTTACATCGTAGTTATTTAAAATTTCAGCATCCAAATCATTCGGGATGGCAAGATCGATGACTATTTTTTGTGATTTATCATTCCCAACAAGATGCTTATACAATTCGAGAGTGATAATACTTTGAGCTGCACCTGTACAGGTTAGAATGATATCAAAACCTTCTTTATAATTATTCAATTCAGAAAGTGGAAATGCTTTTCCATTGAGTTCTGATGCTAATTTTTGAGCATTAGAAAGTGTGCGATTGAATACGGTAAAATTTGCAAACTTATGTTTTTTCAAGTATTGCGCCATGGTGGTGTTGGTAACACCGGAACCGATGATGATAAAGCGGGATTCTTTTTTTACGTTAAGAGAACGTAGTTTTCTGTAGGCCAATGAAACAACAGAAACAGGATTTCTGGCGATATTGGTTTCGGTATAAATTTCTTTTGCTGTTTCAATCGTCTTTTTTACAACCAAGCGAATTAAGTCGCCAGTTAATCCATATTCATTACATTTTTCATAGGCGTTGCGAACTTGTGTAATGATTTCTCTTTCTCCAACAACTAATGAATCAATGGAAGAAGCGACATTGAATAAATGACGCAATGCGGCTTCACCATCAAATACCTGAACATTTTTTTGAATCCAGTCGAGGTAGTCTGCATTCCAATCGTCATTAAAAGCTTTGAAAAAACTTTCGATATAAAGCGCATCGATTTCCTGTTCGGTGGAGAGCATAAATTCCATGCGATTGCAGGTACTGAGGTATAACAATTCTTCGATATCCATTACCGCCTTCACCAATGCTAATTTTTCGCTCGCAAGATGATCTTCCACGTGCAATTTTCCGATGTCGTTCACATCGGTTGTTTTATGGGTGAAAGCGATTATTTTAAACTTGTTCACTCTTTTTTGTATTACGATGCAAATTTGGGAATCTAGCCGAAGAGATTTGTCACACAATTGTCAGAAGCACAAATTCTGATGAAAGTCATAAATTCTATAAAAAGAGTTAAAATCGGAGCATCAACCAAAAGGTTCCAAGAGGAGAATGACCAAAATAGCTAAACCCGATGGAAGCGATTTTTTGAGCTGAGAGCGGGACGAAAGGTTCCAAAAAATGAGCGGCCGAGCTTTTCAAAAAATAGCAACAAAAAGGCTTTTTAAGGCGTTTTTTAAGCAAAAAACACGAATTTTTAAGTTTTTTCAAGCTTTTTGACGAAAATTACAACAAAAATACGAATGCAATATTAAGACCAGAATGCATGAACCACCTGTACGATGTGTTTCAAAAAAACGGATTTAAGCGATTAATAATGAACATTTATTTGTGAATTATTTTGTCAGAAATAAAAATGTGCTTATCTTCGCGTCCCGTTTTAAGAAAAATACGGCATTTTTAGTACATAAATTAATATCTAAATACAGTGGAAGCAATTAGTTACAAAACGGTTTCAGCAAGTAAAGAAACTGTTACAAAAGGATGGGTTATCGTAGATGCAGAGAACGAAACATTGGGTCGTTTAGCTTCAAACGTGGCTTACATTTTAAGAGGAAAAAACAAAACAAACTTTACTCCTCACGTAGACACAGGTGATAATGTGATCATTATCAATGCTGAAAAAGTAAAATTAACAGGGAACAAAGTTTCTGAAAAGGAATACGTTCGTCACACAGGGTATCCGGGTGGACAGCGTTTTGCAACTCCTAAATTATTACTTTCTAAAAAACCAACAGAAGTAATACGTTTAGCAGTTAGCGGTATGTTACCAAAAAACAAATTGGGTGATGCATTGAGAAAAAATGTATTTATCTATGCAGGTGCAGAACATCCACATGCAGCTCAACAACCGAAACAAATCAAAATAAATACAATTAAATAATAAAAATGGAAGTAGTAAATACTCTTGGTAGAAGAAAAACCGCTGTAGCACGTGCATATGTGCAAAAAGGAAGTGGCGAAATTGTAATCAACAATAAAGATTACAAAACGTACTTCACAACATCCGTTTTACAATACAAAGTAACTCAAGCTTTTGCTGTGACAAAAACACAGGATCAGTTTGATGTGAAAGTGAATGTAAAAGGGGGCGGGGTAACAGGACAAGCAGAAGCTGTTAGATTAGCGATTGCTCGTGCTTTAGTAGAAACGGATGCAAATCTTAAGCCTTTGTTAAAAGCAGAAAGCTTAATGACACGTAATCCTAAAATGGTTGAACGTAAGAAACCGGGTCAGAAAAAAGCTCGTAAGCGTTTCCAATTCAGTAAACGTTAAGATCATCTTCAAAACAGTATTAATCAACATTAAATTAAAGACGCAATGTCAAGAACAAATTTCAATGATTTATTAGAAGCAGGTTCCCACTTCGGACACTTGAAAAGAAAATGGAATCCAGCAATGGCTCCTTATATCTTCACCGAAAAAAACGGTATCCACATTATCGACTTAAACAAAACAGTTGTGAAAGTGGACGAAGCAGCAGATGCTTTGAAACAAATTGCAAAATCCGGTAAAAAGATTTTATTTGTTGCTACTAAAAAACAAGCAAAAGATATCGTTGCTGATAAAGTAAAAGCAATTGGTATGCCTTATGTTACTGAGCGTTGGCCAGGTGGTATGTTAACAAACTTTGCAACCATCCGCAAAGCTGTTAAGAAAATGGCAACCATTGATAAAATGAGTACTGATGGAACATTTGATAATATTTCTAAAAAAGAAAAATTACAAATTTCTCGTGAGCGTGCTAAATTAGAAACCAACTTAGGTTCTATTGTTGAATTGAGCCGCCTACCGGCAGCCTTGTTCATCGTAGATATTTCTAAAGAACACATCGCAGTAGCTGAAGCAAAAAGATTAAACATCCCAACATTTGCTATCGTTGATACGAACTCTGATCCTAATGCAGTTGACTTTGCAATTCCTGCAAATGATGATGCTTCTACTTCTATCGCTTTAATTACAGGTATCATTACCAAAGCAATTGAAGAAGGTTTAGCTGAACGCAAAGTGGATAAAGAAACACAAGCTGAAGAAAAAGAAGGAACAAAAACTTCTCGCGATGAAGCTGAACAATTAAGCGCTGGTGCCAAAGTAAAATCATCAAACGATGGTGAAGCAAAAGGCGGAGCCGGAAAAAAACCAAGAAGAAAAATTAATAGTTAATTAATAAAATACAAAAAACGTCCCCACAGAAATGCGGGGACATTTTTTAATAATATAAAAACACATGACAACAATGGCGATTACAGCAGCAGATATTAATAAGTTAAGACAAATGACCGGTGCCGGCATGATGGATTGTAAAAAAGCATTAACAGAGGCTGAAGGTGATTTTGAAAAAGCAATTGACGAATTACGTAAAAAAGGACAAAAAGTAGCAGCTAACCGTGGTGATAGAGAATCTAAAGAAGGTGTTGTATTAGCGAAACTTACTTCTGACAGCAAACGTGGTGTTGTATTAGCAGTAAACTGCGAAACAGATTTCGTTGCTATCAATGCTGATTTTATTAAAATGACAACTGCAATTTTGGATATCGCAGTTGAGAAAAACGCAAAAACTGCTGACGAATTAAAAGCTTTGCCTTTTGATGCTAAAATCACAATTGGAGAAAAACTAATTGAACAAACAGGAGTTATTGGAGAAAAAATTGAATTAACAAAATACGAAGTTGTGGAAGCTCCTTTCGTATACGCATATATTCACCCTGGTAACAAATTAGCAAACGTTGTTGGATTTAGTTCTGCAACAGTGAATGCTGATGTTGCGAAAGATGTTGCAATGCAAGTTGCTGCAATGGCTCCGGTAGCTGTTGACAAAGGCGATGTAGATGCTGAAACAATCAAACGCGAAATTGAAGTTGGTAAAGAACAAGCTCGTGAAGAAGGTAAACCGGAAGAAATGCTTGAAAAAATTGCAATGGGTAAATTGAATAAGTTTTACAAAGAATCTACTTTGTTAAACCAAGAATTTATCAAAGACAATAAAAAAACCATCGCTCAATATTTGAACGACTCAGAAAAAGGATTAACCGTTACAGGATTCAAACGAATCGCTTTAGGCTAATTCATTATTATTTTTTAAGTCCCGATTTATTCGGGACTTTTTTTTGCCCGGCCGCAAAGCGGCTTTATTTATGAAGTACTTGGTGTTTTACTAAGCTTTGAATAATAACTTTAAAGTTAATCTATATGAAATACAAACGCATCCTCCTAAAACTTAGTGGTGAATCCTTAATGGGTAACAAACAATTCGGCATCGATCACGATCGTTTAACCGAATATGCTGCAGCGATTAAAGAGGTAGCTGCAATGGGTGTTGAAGTTGCCATTGTGATTGGTGGAGGCAATATTTTTAGAGGAATTCAGGCTGCTGAAGGTGGCATGGACAGAGTACAAGGTGATTATATGG
This portion of the Bacteroidota bacterium genome encodes:
- a CDS encoding elongation factor Ts, encoding MAITAADINKLRQMTGAGMMDCKKALTEAEGDFEKAIDELRKKGQKVAANRGDRESKEGVVLAKLTSDSKRGVVLAVNCETDFVAINADFIKMTTAILDIAVEKNAKTADELKALPFDAKITIGEKLIEQTGVIGEKIELTKYEVVEAPFVYAYIHPGNKLANVVGFSSATVNADVAKDVAMQVAAMAPVAVDKGDVDAETIKREIEVGKEQAREEGKPEEMLEKIAMGKLNKFYKESTLLNQEFIKDNKKTIAQYLNDSEKGLTVTGFKRIALG
- the rpsI gene encoding 30S ribosomal protein S9, which codes for MEVVNTLGRRKTAVARAYVQKGSGEIVINNKDYKTYFTTSVLQYKVTQAFAVTKTQDQFDVKVNVKGGGVTGQAEAVRLAIARALVETDANLKPLLKAESLMTRNPKMVERKKPGQKKARKRFQFSKR
- the rplM gene encoding 50S ribosomal protein L13, which codes for MEAISYKTVSASKETVTKGWVIVDAENETLGRLASNVAYILRGKNKTNFTPHVDTGDNVIIINAEKVKLTGNKVSEKEYVRHTGYPGGQRFATPKLLLSKKPTEVIRLAVSGMLPKNKLGDALRKNVFIYAGAEHPHAAQQPKQIKINTIK
- the rpsB gene encoding 30S ribosomal protein S2; the encoded protein is MSRTNFNDLLEAGSHFGHLKRKWNPAMAPYIFTEKNGIHIIDLNKTVVKVDEAADALKQIAKSGKKILFVATKKQAKDIVADKVKAIGMPYVTERWPGGMLTNFATIRKAVKKMATIDKMSTDGTFDNISKKEKLQISRERAKLETNLGSIVELSRLPAALFIVDISKEHIAVAEAKRLNIPTFAIVDTNSDPNAVDFAIPANDDASTSIALITGIITKAIEEGLAERKVDKETQAEEKEGTKTSRDEAEQLSAGAKVKSSNDGEAKGGAGKKPRRKINS
- the hemB gene encoding porphobilinogen synthase, producing MLQRPRRLRKNAIIREMVAETRLSKDMFIYPYFVVDGKNVVHGIDAMPGINHYSVDELVKDVEKGLKIGINKILLFGVGEQKTEDASSSFSNNSIVVKAVKALKEKFGDSLYVITDVCVCAYTTHGHCGILHDEYVHNDSSVEVLAKMALAHAQAGADMVAPSDMMDGRIGAMRELLDKNGFENTAIMSYSIKYASAYYGPFREAADSAPQKGDRKSYQMDHRNGNESMTEGLLDEAEGADILMVKPALAYMDVIFNLRQHTLLPIACYNVSGEYSMVKAAAQNGWIDEQKIVMENMHAFARAGANIIITYHTKDIFEKGWI
- the hemA gene encoding glutamyl-tRNA reductase, coding for MNKFKIIAFTHKTTDVNDIGKLHVEDHLASEKLALVKAVMDIEELLYLSTCNRMEFMLSTEQEIDALYIESFFKAFNDDWNADYLDWIQKNVQVFDGEAALRHLFNVASSIDSLVVGEREIITQVRNAYEKCNEYGLTGDLIRLVVKKTIETAKEIYTETNIARNPVSVVSLAYRKLRSLNVKKESRFIIIGSGVTNTTMAQYLKKHKFANFTVFNRTLSNAQKLASELNGKAFPLSELNNYKEGFDIILTCTGAAQSIITLELYKHLVGNDKSQKIVIDLAIPNDLDAEILNNYDVNLIAVNNLQEIAKENLKAREQELDTCKVIIEANIYEFRQILKTRKVELAMSEVPKKVKEIRETANEVFAKELNALNPESKEVLDKIISYMEKKYISVPMKMAKEILTNQK
- the hemC gene encoding hydroxymethylbilane synthase, which codes for MERKIIIGSRGSDLALWQANHVLRKVQKLGLTAELKIITTQGDAIQNLSFDKLEGKGFFTKEIEEALLNKEIDLAVHSHKDLPTTSPEGLKIAAVSEREDAAELILIRKECVDNAQKYAFKKNAVVGTSSARRKSQLLAFRKDITIEDLRGNVPTRIQKLRDKKYDAIMLAAAGVERLRIDLSEFKVLRLDPKEFIPAPAQGVLGLQIREDDHELFEYIHKLNSEKVEDTIGIERKVLNLFDGGCQLPLGVFCIKEDNKFKVWTSKSDAWDTMPKRLYFESFTADGFAQKIVNRLNAIKGCSVLITRDLKQDSFFKNVLEGNGYTVEGVSFIETKKVNILSVPQADWVFFASSNAVDYFFSQNPELKSKTKFGVIGKSTEQELKKHNRNAAFVGSVPDTKVVGKKFAKTVGDETVLFPQAKGGLRTIQQQFEDASKLTDLVVYETVKKENAKLPDAEILVFTSPSNVESFFEKGKIEATQKVIAIGKSTEKKLTEHGVENCLLPASFDEVGLAEAVFGI